A DNA window from Maribellus comscasis contains the following coding sequences:
- a CDS encoding STAS/SEC14 domain-containing protein yields MANEIYWKNSNIIIRFNGTVTADEIMSVNDLIYGDSRFDSMNYQIFDYSKVEKMAMNEIDSEVIGTLDKTASMWNRKLKVAVVSNNDFIDKLTQTYKKTISDTAWEVRSFPSIDDALQWCEEE; encoded by the coding sequence ATGGCAAATGAGATTTACTGGAAGAACTCAAACATTATCATCCGTTTTAATGGCACTGTAACTGCCGATGAGATTATGAGCGTAAATGATTTAATCTATGGCGACTCCCGGTTTGACTCGATGAATTATCAAATTTTTGATTACAGTAAAGTTGAAAAAATGGCGATGAACGAGATTGATTCCGAAGTGATTGGAACTTTGGATAAAACAGCCTCAATGTGGAACCGGAAATTAAAAGTTGCCGTGGTGTCTAACAATGATTTTATAGATAAACTAACTCAAACCTATAAAAAGACAATTTCAGACACAGCCTGGGAAGTCAGATCATTTCCATCCATTGACGATGCATTACAATGGTGTGAAGAAGAATAA
- a CDS encoding DUF2255 family protein produces the protein MRFPQDFYQHLEKHTLTGVKGGTERETFLYIWLVAVDGRIFARSWNKSKRSWFTAFQKTGTGEIKYGEKIIRVSGEQIFADDDLTRQINKAYLQRYSQPENIRYAEGITQPEYENYTMEFFFEKEIQS, from the coding sequence ATGAGATTTCCACAGGATTTTTACCAACATTTGGAAAAGCACACCTTAACCGGAGTGAAAGGAGGAACCGAAAGAGAGACTTTTCTTTATATCTGGTTGGTTGCTGTTGACGGGCGGATTTTTGCGCGTTCCTGGAACAAAAGCAAACGAAGCTGGTTTACTGCTTTTCAGAAAACCGGAACAGGAGAAATAAAATACGGCGAAAAAATCATACGCGTCTCGGGGGAACAAATTTTTGCAGACGATGATCTCACTCGCCAAATAAACAAGGCTTACCTACAAAGATATTCTCAGCCGGAAAACATACGCTATGCCGAAGGAATTACACAACCTGAATATGAAAATTATACGATGGAATTCTTTTTTGAGAAAGAAATACAGTCATAA
- a CDS encoding serine hydrolase domain-containing protein has translation MKWHLNISCFFALLIFIIITGCGNHSSQQLSRAAPGEKGFSSEKLDTLAAFLKKSDASSMLLLVDGAVIFEWGNTRKKHLIHSMRKCLLNSLIGIAVSDGKIDTSQTLRELDIQDIGPRLSEYELNARVADLLKSRSGVYHNAAAVSQGMLKEMPVRDSYPPGKHYYYNNWDFNTLGAILEQQTGKSIYELFYTQIAQPLGMRDYKGKYTTINGESKEFVAMPKTDGFYQFEKSKSKYPAYHFRMSSRDLALYGQLYLNNGKWNGRQIIPKTWIEASTRPYSVYNKKCHLAYGMLWRIRLTEDNKLRAFFHTGVGIHMLAVYPEEKMVLVHRVDTENEYHYNGNNIYRMLDLVFDAKLK, from the coding sequence ATGAAATGGCACCTTAACATATCCTGCTTTTTTGCGCTACTGATATTCATAATTATAACCGGTTGCGGCAATCACTCTTCGCAGCAGCTTTCAAGGGCAGCTCCCGGGGAGAAGGGATTCTCTTCAGAGAAGCTGGATACATTGGCTGCTTTCCTCAAAAAAAGCGACGCCTCCTCCATGCTTCTTTTGGTTGATGGAGCTGTAATTTTTGAATGGGGAAACACGCGGAAAAAGCACCTCATCCATTCCATGCGCAAATGCCTGCTAAATTCACTTATCGGGATTGCTGTTTCCGACGGAAAAATTGACACCTCGCAAACATTGCGTGAGTTGGACATTCAGGATATCGGACCGCGATTATCGGAATACGAATTAAATGCCCGCGTGGCCGATTTACTAAAATCACGTTCGGGTGTGTACCACAATGCAGCAGCGGTGTCGCAGGGGATGTTAAAAGAGATGCCTGTCCGCGACAGTTATCCACCGGGAAAACATTATTATTACAACAACTGGGATTTTAACACCCTGGGTGCCATCCTCGAACAACAAACCGGAAAAAGCATTTACGAACTTTTTTACACCCAGATTGCCCAACCTCTGGGCATGCGCGACTATAAAGGCAAATACACCACCATCAACGGAGAATCAAAAGAGTTTGTTGCCATGCCCAAGACGGATGGATTTTACCAGTTTGAAAAAAGCAAATCAAAATATCCGGCTTACCATTTCAGAATGTCGAGCCGCGATTTAGCGCTTTACGGACAACTGTATTTAAACAACGGTAAATGGAACGGCAGGCAAATTATTCCAAAAACGTGGATTGAAGCCAGCACCCGCCCCTACTCCGTCTATAATAAAAAATGCCATCTGGCCTACGGGATGTTATGGAGAATCCGCCTCACCGAGGATAATAAGCTAAGAGCATTTTTTCACACCGGAGTTGGCATTCACATGTTGGCGGTTTATCCTGAAGAGAAAATGGTTTTGGTGCACCGTGTGGATACCGAAAATGAATATCATTATAACGGGAATAACATTTATCGAATGCTCGATTTGGTGTTTGATGCAAAGTTGAAATAA
- the rsgA gene encoding ribosome small subunit-dependent GTPase A has product MNLKELGYTTRLQEYRRANQLEDFQLGRVIAEHKERYVVQTSEKTFNAEITGNLRFSAQGREDFPAVGDWVALQTYDADAAIIHKVLPRFSMLTRQAVGKYGEIQIIAANIDVAFIVQAIDRDFNLNRMERYLSLCNHSVIQPVILLSKTDLADKMQLEETIIQIQKRVKNTAVLPLSSETKDGYEQLEQFLEPYKTYCFLGSSGVGKSTVVNHLAGSEVLKTSAISSSTQKGRHTTSHRELIVLPNKSIVIDTPGMREIGLTDNADGIELTYDEISELAKQCRFNDCSHTSEKGCAVLRAVEDEMISEAMLENYKKLLREQLHFSSSVKEKRQKSKERGKMIKAILNEKKRDKFYD; this is encoded by the coding sequence ATGAATTTAAAAGAATTAGGATATACTACCCGATTGCAGGAATACAGAAGGGCAAACCAATTGGAAGATTTTCAATTGGGGCGCGTAATTGCAGAACATAAAGAGAGATACGTCGTGCAAACCTCCGAAAAGACATTCAATGCGGAGATAACAGGTAACCTGCGCTTCTCAGCACAAGGCCGTGAAGATTTCCCGGCAGTAGGCGACTGGGTTGCCTTACAAACTTACGACGCAGATGCAGCCATTATTCATAAGGTACTTCCGCGTTTTTCGATGCTCACGCGACAGGCAGTGGGCAAATACGGCGAAATACAAATTATTGCCGCCAACATCGATGTGGCTTTTATTGTACAGGCAATTGATCGCGACTTTAATCTCAACCGAATGGAACGTTACTTATCACTTTGTAATCATTCGGTTATCCAACCGGTCATTTTACTTTCAAAAACTGATTTGGCTGATAAGATGCAGCTGGAAGAAACCATCATTCAAATTCAAAAAAGGGTAAAAAACACTGCGGTTTTGCCGCTAAGTAGTGAAACGAAAGATGGCTATGAACAGTTAGAGCAATTTCTTGAACCATACAAGACCTACTGTTTTTTAGGTTCTTCGGGAGTTGGAAAATCAACCGTTGTCAATCATTTGGCCGGCAGCGAGGTTCTAAAAACAAGTGCCATCAGCTCTTCCACTCAAAAAGGACGGCACACTACCAGCCACCGGGAATTGATTGTTTTGCCCAACAAAAGTATTGTTATCGATACTCCGGGAATGCGAGAAATCGGGCTGACTGACAACGCTGACGGAATTGAATTAACTTATGATGAAATATCAGAGCTGGCCAAACAATGTCGTTTTAACGACTGCAGCCACACCTCTGAAAAAGGTTGTGCCGTTTTACGCGCGGTGGAAGATGAAATGATTTCGGAAGCGATGTTGGAAAATTATAAAAAACTGTTGCGCGAGCAGCTTCATTTTTCGAGTTCAGTAAAAGAAAAAAGACAAAAAAGCAAGGAGCGAGGTAAGATGATCAAAGCTATTCTGAATGAAAAAAAACGGGATAAATTTTACGACTAA
- a CDS encoding GNAT family N-acetyltransferase has protein sequence MNTTIKNTDKNEYFQTENITREAFWNLYAPGCTEHLVLHQLRESNSYIKELDFIAVSKNQIIGHILSTKAYVIDNQNHKHEVLCVGPFSVLPEFQSQGIGGRLINFSILRAREMEFSGMILFGNPDYYHRFGFRNAQEFNITTKDFQNFEPFMALELCKKGLSKISGRFFEDEAFFTKDENLISFEKQFPSDKF, from the coding sequence ATGAATACAACAATAAAAAATACAGACAAAAACGAATATTTTCAAACCGAAAACATAACAAGGGAAGCATTCTGGAATTTGTATGCTCCGGGGTGTACGGAACATTTGGTGCTTCACCAGCTCCGGGAAAGCAACAGTTATATAAAAGAACTGGATTTTATTGCCGTAAGTAAAAATCAAATTATCGGACACATTCTTTCCACAAAAGCTTACGTAATCGACAATCAAAACCACAAACATGAGGTTTTATGCGTCGGACCTTTTTCGGTTCTACCTGAATTTCAAAGTCAGGGTATTGGAGGTCGATTAATAAACTTCTCCATTTTACGGGCCAGGGAAATGGAATTCAGCGGAATGATTTTGTTTGGAAATCCGGACTACTATCATCGTTTTGGATTTAGAAATGCACAGGAATTCAATATCACAACCAAAGATTTTCAAAATTTTGAACCTTTTATGGCTCTGGAACTCTGTAAAAAAGGATTGAGCAAAATAAGCGGCCGTTTTTTCGAAGACGAAGCTTTTTTTACAAAAGATGAAAATCTGATAAGTTTTGAAAAACAATTTCCTTCTGATAAGTTTTGA
- a CDS encoding RNA polymerase sigma-70 factor, whose translation MTDANKILVSRIKQGDYQSFNRLFFQYYRSLCSYVSSIIDDSSAAEDIVQNLFVKFWTDRKKITIHKNIESYLFKAAKHGAFNYLRSETNRKNAMEKMSLMDFSDEEYSTQEEFLQKLEECINQLPERSKEVFLLHRYEGLKQKEIAGKLNISVKTIKNQVWKSLKYLKSCMDIKSVS comes from the coding sequence ATGACTGACGCAAATAAAATACTCGTTTCAAGGATTAAACAGGGAGATTATCAGAGTTTTAATCGTTTGTTTTTTCAGTATTACAGATCGTTGTGTTCTTATGTCAGTTCGATAATTGATGATTCATCAGCTGCTGAAGACATTGTTCAGAATCTTTTTGTGAAGTTTTGGACCGATCGGAAAAAAATAACCATTCATAAAAATATTGAGAGTTATTTGTTTAAAGCTGCAAAACATGGTGCATTTAACTATTTGCGTTCAGAAACCAACCGTAAAAATGCCATGGAGAAAATGTCGCTGATGGATTTTTCAGATGAAGAATATTCAACACAGGAAGAATTTCTTCAAAAATTGGAGGAGTGTATCAATCAATTGCCCGAACGTTCAAAAGAAGTATTTCTACTGCATCGTTATGAGGGATTAAAACAAAAAGAGATTGCCGGGAAATTAAATATTTCGGTTAAAACGATTAAAAATCAGGTTTGGAAATCACTCAAATATTTGAAGTCCTGCATGGATATCAAAAGTGTCAGCTAA
- a CDS encoding nucleoside kinase — MKQVHIFCENTRSGHSYPMGTSLFEISKDLDIKTKNTVCGAIVNHQVKELSFCVVKSKKIEFIDVSHPDGIRMYIRSLIFVLYAAVKEVFPHVELRIQKGISNGYYCELNGLERVITDADIFEIRQEINRLIAQDIPFIKKGMLTEEVVDLLIKQGLEDKAHLFEQQGHLFTSLYFLGDLGNYFYGHLLPSTGYISNFGLVPYFEGLLLQIPTPADFNQLYKLEKLDKLFGIYQEHKDWAEILNVSTISHLNNFTLNKRGGDIIKISEALHEKRIAEIANLIHERNGDIKVVLIAGPSASGKTTFSKRLGVQLAVNGMHPYQISLDNYFVDREKTPLDEHGNYDFEALEAIDVEFFNQQLIELFEGREIQLPKFDFNRGKRYMNGDRLKLNKGDILIIEGIHGMNPNLLPHIDKKNTFKIFISALTQISFDEHTHISTADNRLIRRIIRDSKYRSYPASETIKRWPSVRRGEDKNIFPYQENADIMFNSATLYELAVLKKYADPLLKMVLENQREYIESTRLLKFLSYFKPIDDEEIPPTSLLREFLGGSSFIY, encoded by the coding sequence ATGAAACAAGTACATATTTTTTGTGAAAACACCAGATCCGGGCATTCCTATCCGATGGGAACATCATTATTCGAAATCAGCAAAGATTTAGATATAAAAACCAAAAATACAGTTTGCGGAGCGATTGTAAACCACCAGGTAAAGGAACTTTCTTTTTGTGTGGTAAAATCGAAAAAGATAGAATTTATAGATGTTTCGCATCCCGATGGAATACGGATGTACATTCGCAGCCTCATTTTTGTTTTGTATGCGGCGGTTAAAGAAGTATTTCCACATGTTGAACTACGCATTCAGAAAGGCATTTCAAACGGATATTATTGTGAATTGAATGGTTTGGAGCGGGTGATTACCGATGCCGATATTTTTGAGATCAGGCAGGAAATCAACCGTTTGATTGCTCAGGATATTCCTTTTATAAAAAAAGGAATGCTGACGGAGGAAGTGGTTGATTTGCTTATAAAGCAGGGGCTGGAAGATAAGGCCCATTTGTTTGAACAACAGGGACATCTTTTTACAAGTTTATATTTTTTGGGCGATCTTGGAAACTATTTTTATGGTCACTTGCTTCCTTCTACCGGATATATTTCAAACTTTGGGCTTGTTCCCTATTTTGAAGGATTATTACTGCAAATACCTACACCTGCCGATTTCAACCAACTGTATAAATTGGAAAAACTGGATAAGCTTTTTGGTATTTACCAGGAACATAAAGATTGGGCTGAAATACTAAATGTTTCAACAATCAGCCATCTTAATAATTTTACATTGAATAAAAGAGGTGGAGACATCATTAAAATATCAGAGGCTTTACATGAGAAAAGAATAGCCGAAATTGCTAACCTGATTCATGAACGGAATGGCGATATTAAGGTGGTTTTAATAGCCGGGCCTTCTGCTTCTGGAAAAACTACTTTTAGCAAACGTTTGGGTGTTCAACTGGCAGTCAACGGAATGCATCCCTATCAGATTTCATTGGATAATTATTTTGTTGACCGGGAAAAAACACCACTGGATGAACATGGGAATTATGATTTCGAAGCGTTGGAAGCGATTGATGTGGAATTTTTTAATCAACAGTTGATTGAGCTTTTTGAAGGAAGGGAAATTCAACTTCCAAAATTTGATTTTAATCGCGGGAAACGATACATGAATGGCGACAGGCTAAAATTGAACAAAGGCGATATTTTGATTATTGAAGGGATACACGGAATGAATCCAAATTTACTTCCTCACATCGATAAGAAAAATACCTTTAAAATATTTATCTCGGCTTTGACACAAATTTCGTTTGATGAACATACCCACATTTCAACCGCCGACAATCGTTTGATTCGCCGAATAATCCGCGACAGTAAATACCGGAGCTACCCGGCTTCGGAAACGATTAAACGCTGGCCGTCGGTACGCAGGGGAGAAGACAAGAATATTTTTCCTTACCAGGAAAATGCAGATATTATGTTTAATTCGGCAACTTTATATGAACTTGCAGTGTTAAAAAAATATGCTGACCCGCTGTTAAAAATGGTACTTGAAAACCAACGGGAGTACATTGAATCCACCCGTTTGTTAAAATTTCTTTCTTATTTTAAACCTATCGACGATGAGGAGATTCCACCCACGTCGTTGTTGCGTGAGTTTCTGGGGGGAAGTAGTTTTATATATTGA
- a CDS encoding alpha/beta fold hydrolase, whose amino-acid sequence MKFKLLIILSFLFSTTQAQNKELKWLDLMLSNYNYPYPVRYIQLDIQQQHLKMAYMDVKPDNYNGKNIVLMHGKNFNGAYWETTAKALTAEGFRVIMPDQIGFGKSSKPESFQYTFQQLAQNTKQLLDTLGITKTAVLGHSMGGMLATRFTLMYPETVEKFILENPIGLEDWKLVVPYKNIDWWYKNELGKTYDKIKSYQLESYYDGKWKPEYDEWVNLLAGWTLNSDYKRIAWNAALTYDMIFTQPVVYEFKNIKCPALLIIGTRDRTALGKPLVSDEVRKTMGRYDQLGKETQQKIPDAKLVEIENIGHLPHIESFEQFIIPLVDFLSN is encoded by the coding sequence ATGAAATTCAAATTACTGATTATCTTATCTTTTTTATTTTCAACCACTCAGGCTCAAAACAAAGAATTAAAATGGCTCGATTTAATGTTGAGCAATTACAACTATCCGTACCCGGTAAGGTATATTCAGCTTGATATTCAGCAGCAACATCTGAAAATGGCTTACATGGATGTAAAGCCGGACAATTACAATGGGAAAAATATCGTGTTGATGCACGGTAAGAATTTCAACGGAGCCTATTGGGAAACTACAGCAAAAGCATTAACAGCAGAAGGTTTCCGGGTAATCATGCCCGATCAGATTGGTTTTGGGAAATCATCGAAACCGGAAAGTTTTCAATATACATTTCAACAACTGGCACAAAATACCAAACAATTGCTCGACACACTGGGAATTACAAAAACAGCAGTTTTGGGACACTCCATGGGTGGAATGCTGGCGACACGTTTTACGCTGATGTACCCGGAAACTGTAGAAAAATTCATTTTGGAGAATCCAATCGGTCTGGAAGACTGGAAATTGGTTGTCCCTTATAAAAATATTGACTGGTGGTACAAAAATGAACTGGGAAAAACCTATGATAAAATTAAAAGTTATCAGCTGGAAAGTTATTACGATGGAAAATGGAAACCGGAATACGATGAGTGGGTAAACTTGCTGGCCGGCTGGACACTTAATTCTGATTACAAACGAATTGCGTGGAATGCAGCACTCACTTACGATATGATTTTTACCCAACCTGTAGTTTATGAGTTCAAAAATATAAAATGCCCTGCTTTGCTGATTATCGGAACACGCGACCGGACTGCGCTAGGGAAACCTCTGGTAAGTGATGAGGTGCGCAAAACAATGGGACGTTACGACCAATTAGGAAAAGAAACACAACAGAAAATTCCGGATGCAAAACTGGTTGAGATTGAAAACATCGGGCATTTACCTCACATCGAAAGTTTTGAGCAGTTTATCATTCCACTTGTTGATTTTCTGAGCAATTGA
- the uvrA gene encoding excinuclease ABC subunit UvrA — translation MVNPKVIETEEYKDFVEEEEIISVHGARVHNLRNISVDIPRNKLTVITGLSGSGKSSLAFDTIYAEGQRRYIETFSAYARSFLGNMERPDVDKITGLSPVISIEQKVTTRNPRSTVGTVTEIYDFLRLLYARAGEAFSYNTGEKMVKYTDEKILQLIKNDFKGKRIHILAPVVKGRKGHYRELFEQILRKGFLYARIDGEVTELKHNHRVDRYKNHFIEIVIDKLVVNDAGDKRLKETVQTAMKHGHGILMILDHETGEAKYYSRLLMCPTTGISYAEPAPHNFSFNSPQGACPKCNGLGRVTEIDIDKIVPDKNKSIGKGGIAPLGPYKNSLIFWQIEALGEKYDFTLKTPVKDISEEGLHTVLFGTNERIQLKNTPLGSSMNYMMSYEGVVKYIDSQREDNPSKTAQKWASQFVKTTVCPECGGMRLKKESLHFKIDGKNISELARLDLKELGEWFLGLEERLSDRQRKIATEVIKEIRDRLGFMLGVGLDYLSLDRTARTLSGGESQRIRLATQIGSQLVNVLYILDEPSIGLHHRDNLKLIQALEQLRDTGNSVIVVEHDKETMLHADHLIDMGPHAGRHGGEVVAAGKPVDVLKAKTLTSDYLNDRRQIPVPAKRRNGKSEMLKIKGCSGNNLKNVNLEIPLGRFICVTGVSGSGKSTLINATLQPILSQHFYKSLEDPLPYRKVEGLELIDKVIRVDQSPIGRTPRSNPVTYTGVFSDIRNLFAQLPEAKIRAYKPGRFSFNVKGGRCEECQGGGLKLIEMNFLPDVYVHCDKCNGKRYNRETLEVRYKGKSISDVLDMTINQGVEFFENIPSISNKLKTLKEVGLGYITLGQSSTTLSGGESQRVKLASELAKRDTGKTVYILDEPTTGLHFEDIRVLLEVLNKLVEKGNTVIVIEHNMDVIKVADHIIDIGPEGGKNGGQILCTGTPEEIIKNKKSFTAKYLKEELNGTGK, via the coding sequence ATGGTTAATCCGAAAGTAATAGAAACAGAAGAATATAAGGACTTTGTTGAGGAGGAAGAAATCATATCGGTGCATGGTGCCCGTGTCCACAATCTAAGGAATATTAGTGTTGATATCCCAAGAAATAAACTCACCGTAATTACCGGCTTAAGCGGAAGCGGAAAATCGTCTCTTGCCTTTGACACCATTTATGCAGAAGGCCAGCGTCGTTACATCGAGACTTTTTCTGCGTATGCGCGATCTTTTCTTGGAAATATGGAACGCCCGGATGTGGATAAAATTACTGGCTTGAGCCCCGTAATTTCTATCGAACAGAAAGTTACCACACGGAATCCCCGTTCAACAGTAGGAACGGTTACGGAAATATATGACTTTCTGCGACTGTTGTATGCCCGTGCCGGTGAAGCATTTTCCTACAATACCGGCGAAAAGATGGTGAAATACACCGACGAGAAAATACTTCAACTGATAAAAAACGATTTTAAAGGAAAGCGTATTCACATACTTGCTCCAGTGGTAAAAGGCCGGAAGGGGCATTACAGGGAACTGTTTGAACAAATACTTCGGAAAGGATTTTTGTATGCCCGCATTGATGGAGAAGTAACCGAGCTGAAGCATAACCATCGTGTTGACCGTTATAAAAATCACTTTATCGAAATTGTTATCGACAAGCTGGTGGTAAACGATGCCGGCGATAAACGATTAAAAGAAACGGTACAGACTGCGATGAAACATGGCCATGGAATTTTAATGATTCTTGACCATGAAACCGGAGAAGCCAAATATTACAGCCGTTTGCTGATGTGTCCTACCACAGGGATTTCGTACGCAGAACCGGCTCCGCATAATTTTTCGTTTAACTCGCCGCAGGGTGCCTGCCCAAAATGCAACGGCTTGGGGCGTGTTACCGAAATCGACATTGATAAAATTGTTCCTGATAAAAATAAAAGTATTGGAAAAGGAGGGATTGCCCCGCTGGGACCATACAAAAATTCACTCATTTTCTGGCAGATTGAAGCCTTGGGCGAAAAATACGATTTTACGCTGAAAACACCAGTAAAAGATATTTCGGAAGAAGGATTACATACGGTTTTGTTTGGAACCAATGAACGCATTCAACTAAAAAATACACCACTTGGCTCCAGTATGAATTATATGATGAGTTATGAAGGAGTGGTGAAATACATCGATAGCCAGCGGGAAGACAACCCATCGAAAACCGCACAGAAATGGGCCAGCCAGTTTGTAAAAACAACGGTTTGTCCTGAGTGCGGGGGAATGCGGCTAAAAAAGGAGTCGCTGCATTTTAAAATCGACGGGAAAAATATCTCGGAACTTGCCCGTTTGGATTTAAAAGAATTGGGTGAATGGTTTTTAGGTTTGGAAGAACGTCTTTCCGACCGTCAACGAAAAATAGCAACCGAAGTAATCAAAGAAATTCGCGACCGGTTGGGGTTTATGCTTGGCGTGGGGCTCGATTATCTTTCGCTCGACCGTACAGCGCGAACCTTGTCAGGTGGCGAGTCACAACGTATCCGGCTGGCTACGCAAATTGGCTCTCAGTTGGTGAATGTATTATATATTCTTGATGAACCCAGTATTGGACTGCATCACCGCGATAACCTCAAATTGATTCAGGCTCTGGAACAGTTGCGAGATACCGGAAACTCAGTGATTGTAGTGGAGCACGACAAAGAAACGATGCTTCATGCCGACCATCTCATCGACATGGGACCACATGCCGGACGACACGGTGGGGAAGTGGTTGCAGCAGGAAAACCGGTTGATGTGTTAAAAGCAAAAACATTAACATCCGATTATCTGAATGATCGCAGACAGATTCCTGTGCCCGCCAAACGCAGGAATGGAAAGTCGGAAATGTTAAAGATAAAAGGTTGTTCCGGAAACAACCTGAAAAATGTAAACCTGGAAATTCCGCTCGGGAGATTTATTTGTGTAACAGGTGTTTCCGGTAGTGGAAAATCAACATTGATAAATGCAACCTTACAACCCATTTTAAGCCAGCATTTTTATAAATCGCTGGAGGATCCGCTTCCTTACAGGAAAGTGGAAGGACTGGAACTGATTGATAAGGTCATTCGTGTAGATCAATCACCCATTGGACGTACTCCACGTTCAAACCCGGTAACCTACACCGGAGTGTTTTCAGATATTCGGAATTTGTTTGCCCAGCTTCCCGAAGCAAAAATCAGAGCCTACAAACCGGGGCGTTTTTCTTTTAATGTAAAGGGCGGTCGTTGTGAGGAGTGTCAGGGGGGCGGACTAAAACTTATTGAAATGAATTTCCTCCCCGATGTGTATGTGCACTGTGATAAATGCAACGGCAAACGTTACAATCGCGAAACACTGGAAGTTCGTTATAAAGGGAAATCCATTAGCGACGTACTGGACATGACGATAAACCAGGGCGTAGAGTTTTTTGAAAATATCCCCTCTATTTCCAATAAATTAAAAACATTAAAAGAGGTTGGTCTCGGGTATATTACACTGGGGCAATCGTCAACTACACTCTCAGGTGGTGAGTCTCAGCGGGTAAAACTTGCGTCAGAACTGGCCAAACGCGATACAGGAAAAACAGTCTATATTCTTGATGAACCTACAACAGGGCTTCATTTTGAAGATATTCGTGTGTTGTTGGAAGTACTGAATAAACTGGTTGAAAAAGGAAATACCGTGATTGTTATTGAACACAACATGGATGTTATAAAAGTGGCTGATCACATTATCGATATAGGACCGGAAGGCGGCAAAAACGGCGGACAAATTTTATGCACGGGTACTCCCGAAGAAATCATCAAAAACAAAAAGTCGTTTACCGCAAAGTATTTAAAAGAGGAGCTGAACGGCACCGGAAAATAG
- a CDS encoding GNAT family N-acetyltransferase, with product MKLRDIQIRETDSNDFNSIMTVEERAFGYNKEAQLTAALLQDKTATPILSLLAFHKNKPIGHVLFTRVYLNHRETQPLLHILAPLAVIPEYQKQGIGGILIQEGLKRLKKMGSEMVFVLGHMDYYPKHGFIPDAAKQGYSAPYPIPEEFANAWMVQSLSSERFTSEKGKVICSDELNKPEHWRE from the coding sequence ATGAAATTACGAGATATCCAAATCAGAGAAACCGACTCAAACGATTTCAATTCCATAATGACCGTTGAAGAACGCGCATTTGGGTATAACAAAGAAGCCCAACTTACCGCTGCTCTTTTACAGGATAAAACAGCGACTCCAATTCTGTCGTTGCTGGCATTTCATAAAAATAAACCAATTGGCCATGTTCTGTTTACCCGGGTTTATTTAAACCACAGAGAAACACAACCTTTGCTCCATATATTGGCTCCGCTGGCAGTAATTCCGGAATACCAGAAACAAGGAATTGGCGGCATACTGATTCAGGAAGGCCTGAAGAGGTTGAAGAAAATGGGGTCGGAAATGGTATTTGTTTTAGGACACATGGATTATTATCCGAAACATGGCTTTATTCCTGATGCAGCAAAACAGGGGTATTCAGCACCATATCCTATCCCTGAAGAATTTGCCAATGCCTGGATGGTTCAATCTCTAAGCTCTGAAAGATTTACATCAGAAAAAGGAAAAGTAATTTGTTCCGATGAGCTAAATAAACCGGAACATTGGCGCGAGTAA